The genomic region TGTTCCAAACTTCATCCCGTCTGAAGTTTCTCTTGTTTTGTATTCCATTCTGTATCTATGGCTTTTAAAACATTCACGGCTTCAATCAAACTGTTGATAGACCAGGAAAGAAACAAGGTACTTCTTGCTGAAGCTGGGAATGATTTTATTGATACTCTCCGCAGCCTTCTTAAGTTGCCGCTTGGAAACATTGGTCTACTCTTTCGCAAAAATAAATGCCTGCTGACCAGTTGCTTGGATAACCTAAACAACAGCGTCGAGAATCTCAGCCTCAACAGCTTTCGAACCCATGCCTGTAAGCGTATGTTGCTTTATCCGAGAAGCATTCATAAAGACAAGCCAGTCCAGTATTTTACATGCAAAAAGAGGGGATGTGGTTTGTTGAGTTATTATGAAACTTCAAGATGCTCTTGCGGAAAGTTGATGAATAGTGAGATATATTTAGAAGAAATGGAGAGAGATGGggtaaaagatgaaaatgaggGAGGGTTCTGTAAAGTAGAATCCAGGTTTTTCATCACTGACGATT from Gossypium raimondii isolate GPD5lz chromosome 1, ASM2569854v1, whole genome shotgun sequence harbors:
- the LOC105786523 gene encoding uncharacterized protein LOC105786523 → MAFKTFTASIKLLIDQERNKVLLAEAGNDFIDTLRSLLKLPLGNIGLLFRKNKCLLTSCLDNLNNSVENLSLNSFRTHACKRMLLYPRSIHKDKPVQYFTCKKRGCGLLSYYETSRCSCGKLMNSEIYLEEMERDGVKDENEGGFCKVESRFFITDDLRVMKGLPGDLIQFLSKLGIKDVNMNAVKELEIGSKEIFNLLSHSLISKTTLTDVFLRKQGTMLVERPLLIGPSTKETTAKDGKTRVKIMERKSDRKILYAEANEDFVDLLFSLLTIPLESVLQLVGDRYIIAGS